In Streptomyces puniciscabiei, a single genomic region encodes these proteins:
- the htpX gene encoding zinc metalloprotease HtpX, which yields MQSRFRSDRRLTVRMGLTMFLLGLLYVGFVAALIALLRSWVLVVVVVGAMFVAQFWFSDRIAMFAMHGRVVEREEYPELHAVVDRLCGLADMPKPVVAVSQMDMPNAFATGRNPDHAVVCVTTGLLRRLEPAELEGVLAHELSHVAHKDVAVITIASFLGVLAGLIVRFAFYSQLFGGGRRDQNTAAVFAAIMGVSAAVYAISFLLIRALSRYRELAADRAAAHLTGRPSALASALTKVSGDIARIPTKDLRTAQAFNAFYFTPATGKEPGIERFFSTHPSLEQRLEQLGRISAELGEAATPGKAG from the coding sequence ATGCAGAGCCGCTTCCGGAGCGACCGACGGCTGACCGTGCGCATGGGTCTGACAATGTTCCTGCTCGGTCTGCTGTACGTGGGCTTCGTGGCCGCGCTGATCGCGCTGCTGAGGTCCTGGGTGCTGGTCGTCGTGGTGGTCGGGGCGATGTTCGTGGCACAGTTCTGGTTCTCCGACCGGATCGCCATGTTCGCGATGCACGGCCGGGTCGTGGAGCGGGAGGAGTACCCCGAGCTGCACGCGGTGGTCGACCGGCTGTGCGGACTCGCGGACATGCCCAAACCGGTCGTCGCGGTGTCCCAGATGGACATGCCCAACGCGTTCGCGACCGGCCGCAACCCCGACCACGCCGTGGTCTGCGTGACCACGGGGCTGCTACGGCGGCTGGAGCCGGCCGAGCTGGAGGGCGTGCTGGCGCACGAGCTGTCGCACGTGGCGCACAAGGACGTCGCCGTGATCACGATCGCGTCCTTCCTCGGTGTGCTGGCGGGCCTGATCGTGCGGTTCGCCTTCTACTCGCAGCTCTTCGGCGGGGGCCGCCGGGACCAGAACACCGCCGCCGTCTTCGCCGCGATCATGGGCGTCTCCGCCGCGGTGTACGCGATCAGCTTCCTGCTGATCCGGGCCCTGTCCCGGTACCGGGAGCTGGCGGCCGACCGCGCGGCCGCGCATCTCACGGGCCGCCCGTCGGCTCTCGCCTCGGCGCTGACCAAGGTATCCGGGGACATCGCCCGGATCCCGACCAAGGACCTGCGCACCGCGCAGGCCTTCAACGCCTTCTACTTCACCCCGGCGACCGGGAAGGAACCGGGCATCGAGCGGTTCTTCTCCACGCACCCGTCCCTGGAGCAGCGGCTGGAGCAGCTGGGCCGGATCTCGGCGGAGCTGGGTGAGGCCGCCACTCCCGGGAAGGCGGGCTGA
- the glnA gene encoding type I glutamate--ammonia ligase, giving the protein MFQNADEAKKFIADEDVKFVDVRFCDLPGVMQHFTVPVEAFDPDEELAFDGSSIRGFQAIHESDMALRADLSTARVDPFRRDKTLNINFFIHDPITGEQYSRDPRNVAKKAEAYLASTGIADTAYFGPEAEFYVFDSVRFATSANESFYHIDSEAGAWNTGALEDNRGYKVRYKGGYFPVPPVDHFADLRAEISLELEKAGLKVERQHHEVGTAGQAEINYKFNTLLAAADDLQLFKYIVKNVAWRNGKTATFMPKPIFGDNGSGMHVHQSLWSNGDPLFYDEAGYAGLSDTARYYIGGILKHAPSLLAFTNPTVNSYHRLVPGFEAPINLVYSQRNRSAAMRIPITGSNPKAKRVEFRAPDSSGNPYLAFSALLLAGLDGIKNKIEPAEPIDKDLYELAPEEHANVAQVPTSLPAVLDSLEADHEFLLQGDVFTPDLIETWIDFKRTNEIAPLQLRPHPHEFELYFDV; this is encoded by the coding sequence ATGTTCCAGAACGCCGACGAGGCCAAGAAGTTCATCGCGGACGAGGACGTCAAGTTCGTCGACGTCCGCTTCTGCGACCTGCCGGGCGTCATGCAGCACTTCACGGTGCCCGTCGAGGCGTTCGACCCGGACGAGGAGCTCGCCTTCGACGGATCGTCGATCCGCGGTTTCCAGGCGATCCACGAGTCCGACATGGCGCTGCGCGCGGACCTGTCGACCGCCCGGGTCGACCCCTTCCGCCGCGACAAGACGCTCAACATCAACTTCTTCATCCACGACCCGATCACGGGCGAGCAGTACTCCCGTGACCCGCGCAACGTGGCGAAGAAGGCCGAGGCCTACCTCGCCTCGACCGGTATCGCGGACACCGCGTACTTCGGTCCCGAGGCCGAGTTCTACGTCTTCGACAGCGTGCGTTTCGCCACCTCGGCGAACGAGAGCTTCTACCACATCGACTCCGAGGCAGGCGCCTGGAACACCGGCGCCCTCGAGGACAACCGTGGTTACAAGGTCCGCTACAAGGGCGGCTACTTCCCGGTCCCGCCGGTCGACCACTTCGCCGACCTGCGCGCCGAGATCTCCCTGGAGCTGGAGAAGGCCGGCCTGAAGGTCGAGCGCCAGCACCACGAGGTGGGCACCGCCGGCCAGGCGGAGATCAACTACAAGTTCAACACGCTGCTCGCGGCTGCCGACGACCTGCAGCTGTTCAAGTACATCGTGAAGAACGTTGCCTGGCGCAACGGCAAGACCGCGACCTTCATGCCGAAGCCGATCTTCGGTGACAACGGCTCGGGCATGCACGTGCACCAGTCGCTGTGGAGCAACGGCGACCCGCTGTTCTACGACGAGGCCGGTTACGCGGGCCTGTCGGACACCGCCCGCTACTACATCGGCGGCATCCTCAAGCACGCCCCGTCGCTGCTGGCCTTCACCAACCCGACGGTGAACTCGTACCACCGTCTGGTGCCGGGCTTCGAGGCGCCGATCAACCTCGTGTACTCGCAGCGCAACCGCTCCGCGGCCATGCGTATCCCGATCACCGGCTCCAACCCGAAGGCCAAGCGCGTCGAGTTCCGCGCGCCGGACTCCTCCGGCAACCCGTACCTGGCCTTCTCCGCCCTGCTGCTGGCGGGTCTGGACGGCATCAAGAACAAGATCGAGCCGGCCGAGCCGATCGACAAGGACCTGTACGAGCTGGCTCCGGAGGAGCACGCGAACGTCGCCCAGGTCCCGACCTCCCTGCCGGCCGTCCTCGACTCGCTCGAGGCCGACCACGAGTTCCTCCTCCAGGGCGACGTGTTCACGCCGGACCTGATCGAGACGTGGATCGACTTCAAGCGCACCAACGAGATCGCGCCGCTGCAGCTGCGTCCGCACCCGCACGAGTTCGAGCTCTACTTCGACGTGTGA
- a CDS encoding RDD family protein has protein sequence MDNRQALGSWLSGPRAAMEEAGADFGYRGEQLGLPEEGPDSIARPGRRLGALAVDWGLCLLIAYGLIADSYHSAAQVWAPIILFVLMVLTLGTVGFTPGKRLFGLRVVALDTGRVNPLRAFLRTVLLFLAIPALIWDRDGRGLHDRLARTVEVRI, from the coding sequence GTGGACAACAGGCAAGCACTCGGATCGTGGCTCTCCGGGCCCCGCGCGGCCATGGAAGAGGCCGGTGCGGACTTCGGCTACCGGGGCGAGCAGCTCGGCCTCCCCGAGGAGGGACCGGACTCCATCGCCCGGCCCGGCCGGCGGCTCGGTGCGCTGGCGGTGGACTGGGGGCTCTGCCTCTTGATCGCATACGGTCTGATCGCCGACAGCTACCACAGCGCGGCCCAGGTCTGGGCGCCGATCATCCTGTTCGTGCTGATGGTGCTCACCCTCGGCACGGTCGGCTTCACCCCGGGCAAGCGGCTCTTCGGGCTCCGGGTGGTCGCCCTGGACACGGGCCGGGTGAACCCGCTGCGTGCCTTCCTGCGCACGGTGCTGCTCTTCCTCGCGATCCCGGCGCTGATCTGGGACCGGGACGGCCGCGGCCTGCACGACCGGCTCGCGAGGACCGTAGAGGTCCGTATCTGA
- a CDS encoding flavin reductase family protein gives MTDAQDVLAAEVAPEDFRDAMARFPSGVVVVTARCEDGTPRGFTASSFCSVSLEPPLVLVCLSDAADSAAVFARCEHFAVSVLAPEHQPLALLFATKGADKFSDALLQPGPSGLPTVRQAPVQLDCAAYARYPAGDHTILVGRVTGVRLGEGSPMVYCEREFRRLN, from the coding sequence ATGACCGATGCTCAGGATGTGCTGGCGGCCGAGGTGGCGCCGGAGGACTTCCGGGACGCCATGGCCCGTTTTCCCTCGGGCGTGGTGGTGGTGACCGCCCGCTGCGAGGACGGCACCCCGCGCGGCTTCACGGCGAGCTCCTTCTGTTCCGTCTCCCTGGAGCCACCGCTGGTCCTGGTGTGTCTCTCGGACGCCGCCGACTCCGCGGCGGTCTTCGCGCGGTGCGAGCACTTCGCGGTGAGCGTGCTGGCCCCGGAGCACCAGCCGCTGGCCCTGCTGTTCGCCACCAAGGGCGCGGACAAGTTCTCCGACGCCCTGCTGCAGCCGGGCCCGTCCGGACTGCCGACGGTGCGGCAGGCGCCCGTGCAGCTGGACTGTGCCGCATACGCGCGTTACCCGGCCGGGGATCACACGATCCTGGTCGGCCGGGTAACGGGGGTACGGCTGGGCGAGGGTTCGCCGATGGTCTACTGCGAGCGGGAGTTCCGGCGCCTGAACTGA
- a CDS encoding DUF4191 domain-containing protein: protein MARKEPAADAANAGRLKQIALTYKMTRKVDKKIGLVLGAVGIGTLAVFLVIGFLLGHPIYLGIFGLLIGLLATAIVFGRRAERAAFGQMEGQPGAAAAVLDNIGRGWTTTPAVAMNRSQDVVHRAVGKAGIVLVAEGNPNRVKSLLAAEKKKMNRIVADVPVHDVIVGNGEGQVELKKLRTTMLKFPRVLTGPQVTATNDRLRAMGDLMSNMPLPKGPMPKGMRMPKGR from the coding sequence ATGGCGAGGAAGGAACCCGCGGCGGACGCCGCGAACGCAGGGCGACTGAAGCAGATCGCTCTCACCTACAAGATGACCCGCAAGGTCGACAAGAAGATCGGTCTTGTGCTCGGGGCCGTCGGCATCGGCACCCTCGCTGTCTTCCTGGTGATCGGCTTCTTGCTCGGCCACCCGATCTACCTGGGCATCTTCGGCCTGCTGATCGGCCTGCTGGCGACGGCGATCGTGTTCGGCCGCCGGGCCGAGCGCGCCGCCTTCGGCCAGATGGAGGGCCAGCCGGGCGCCGCGGCCGCCGTGCTGGACAACATCGGCCGAGGCTGGACGACCACCCCGGCGGTGGCGATGAACCGCAGCCAGGACGTGGTGCACCGGGCGGTCGGCAAGGCCGGCATCGTACTGGTCGCCGAGGGCAACCCGAACCGGGTGAAGAGCCTGCTCGCCGCCGAGAAGAAGAAGATGAACCGGATCGTCGCGGACGTACCGGTGCACGACGTGATCGTCGGCAACGGCGAGGGCCAGGTCGAGCTGAAGAAGCTGCGCACGACCATGCTGAAGTTCCCGCGCGTGCTCACCGGCCCCCAGGTGACGGCCACCAACGACCGGCTGCGGGCCATGGGCGACCTGATGAGCAACATGCCGCTGCCGAAGGGGCCCATGCCCAAGGGCATGCGGATGCCGAAGGGCCGCTGA
- the lipA gene encoding lipoyl synthase, giving the protein MSAVAPDGRKMLRLEVRNSQTPIERKPEWIKTRAKMGPEYTKMQNLVKSEGLHTVCQEAGCPNIYECWEDREATFLIGGDQCTRRCDFCQIDTGKPEALDRDEPRRVGESVVTMDLNYATITGVARDDLEDGGAWLYAETVRQIHQQTAEREGGRTKVELLAPDFNAVPEQLAEVFSSRPEVFAHNVETVPRIFKRIRPGFRYERSLKVITEARDHGLVTKSNLILGMGETREEVSEALKQLHDAGCELVTITQYLRPSVRHHPVERWVKPQEFVELKEEAEQIGFSGVMSGPLVRSSYRAGRLYQMAVEKRGSFVATQAV; this is encoded by the coding sequence GTGTCCGCAGTCGCACCCGACGGACGCAAGATGCTGCGCCTGGAGGTCCGCAACAGCCAGACCCCCATCGAGCGCAAGCCCGAGTGGATCAAGACCCGGGCGAAAATGGGCCCCGAGTACACCAAGATGCAGAACCTCGTGAAGAGCGAGGGCCTGCACACGGTCTGCCAGGAAGCCGGCTGCCCGAACATCTACGAGTGCTGGGAGGACCGCGAGGCCACCTTCCTCATCGGCGGCGACCAGTGCACCCGGCGCTGTGACTTCTGCCAGATCGACACCGGCAAGCCCGAGGCGCTCGACCGCGACGAGCCCCGCCGCGTCGGCGAGTCCGTGGTCACCATGGACCTGAACTACGCCACCATCACCGGCGTCGCCCGCGACGACCTGGAGGACGGCGGCGCCTGGCTGTACGCCGAGACCGTGCGCCAGATCCACCAGCAGACCGCCGAGCGGGAGGGCGGCCGTACGAAGGTCGAACTCCTCGCCCCCGACTTCAACGCGGTCCCCGAGCAGCTCGCGGAGGTCTTCTCCTCGCGCCCCGAGGTCTTCGCGCACAACGTCGAGACGGTCCCCCGGATCTTCAAGCGGATCCGCCCCGGCTTCCGCTACGAGCGCTCCCTGAAGGTCATCACCGAGGCCCGCGACCACGGCCTGGTGACCAAGTCCAACCTGATCCTCGGCATGGGCGAGACCCGCGAGGAGGTCAGCGAGGCGCTGAAGCAGCTGCACGACGCCGGCTGCGAGCTGGTCACCATCACCCAGTACCTGCGCCCCTCCGTCCGGCACCACCCGGTCGAGCGCTGGGTGAAGCCGCAGGAGTTCGTGGAGCTGAAGGAGGAGGCCGAGCAGATCGGCTTCTCCGGTGTGATGTCGGGTCCGCTGGTGCGGTCCTCCTACCGCGCCGGACGCCTGTACCAGATGGCCGTCGAGAAGCGGGGTTCGTTCGTCGCCACCCAGGCGGTGTGA
- the lipB gene encoding lipoyl(octanoyl) transferase LipB: MSELRFVRMGFGADAVEYQEAWDEQRRVHAARFADEVPDTVILLEHPPVYTAGRRTEDSERPLDGTPVIDVDRGGKITWHGPGQLVGYPIQKLPRPVDVVAHVRRLEEALIRTCAEFGVETTRVEGRSGVWVLGDPVEQRPALGGLSLDFDPRLQDPEFDPRLNGPEYAPSNAGQRREDRKIAAIGIRVAKGVTMHGFALNVNPDNKWFDRIIPCGIRDAGVASLAAELGRDVTIEEVLPVVEKHLKDVLENADLRPRTIEKASA, translated from the coding sequence GTGAGTGAGTTGCGGTTCGTCCGCATGGGGTTCGGTGCGGATGCCGTCGAGTACCAGGAGGCCTGGGACGAGCAGCGCCGGGTGCACGCGGCCCGGTTCGCCGACGAGGTCCCGGACACCGTGATCCTCCTGGAGCACCCCCCGGTGTACACGGCCGGCCGGCGCACCGAGGACAGCGAGCGCCCGCTGGACGGCACCCCGGTCATCGACGTGGACCGCGGCGGCAAGATCACCTGGCACGGCCCCGGCCAGCTGGTGGGCTACCCGATCCAGAAGCTTCCGCGCCCGGTGGACGTGGTCGCGCACGTACGACGCCTGGAGGAGGCCCTCATCCGCACCTGCGCCGAGTTCGGCGTGGAGACCACCCGGGTCGAGGGCCGCAGCGGCGTGTGGGTGCTCGGCGACCCGGTCGAGCAGCGGCCCGCCCTCGGCGGGCTGTCCCTGGACTTCGACCCGCGGCTGCAGGACCCGGAGTTCGACCCCCGGCTGAACGGCCCCGAGTACGCTCCCTCCAACGCGGGCCAGCGCCGCGAGGACCGCAAGATCGCCGCGATCGGCATCCGGGTCGCCAAGGGCGTCACGATGCATGGCTTCGCCCTCAACGTGAACCCCGACAACAAGTGGTTCGACCGCATCATCCCGTGCGGCATCCGGGACGCGGGGGTCGCCTCCCTCGCGGCCGAGCTGGGCCGGGACGTCACCATCGAGGAGGTCCTTCCGGTGGTCGAGAAGCACCTGAAGGACGTCCTGGAGAACGCGGACCTCAGGCCGCGGACGATCGAGAAGGCGTCCGCCTGA
- a CDS encoding NAD(P)/FAD-dependent oxidoreductase, whose product MLEPAYQVDVVIVGAGIAGLSAAHRLTSAGISTAVLEAAPYVGGRMSTEKVDGFRLDRIGQLLSTSYPELRTTPGLDSLVLRTFAPGVLLHRDGRTQRAGAPATGRSTRGALHVVRALASAPRGPAATPGRTGTPVGGAVDQARLGSALGRLAATPVERILARPEMPARQALARRGMPPRTIDGFLRPLLAALLCDPELTTSSRCADLALRAFASGRLGVPEGGADVLPELLARALPPGTVHTGVRVTSVSTTSVATAEHGAIRCRAVLLATDARAAAELLPGLRVPAFHPVTVVHHTTDDPAAAFPTGTSLLLDADRGGPVAHTAVLSNVDPSRAPVGRVLISSTVLGTPPEGIDTAVRIHLSRLYGTSTRRWETLAVHHTPEAVPAMRPPHDLRRPVRLLAGLYVCGDHRDTSTVQGALHSAHRATGAILADLGATGSLNRADPAPTLPRAA is encoded by the coding sequence GTGCTTGAGCCCGCGTACCAGGTGGACGTCGTCATCGTGGGAGCCGGAATCGCCGGACTCTCGGCGGCCCATCGGCTGACCAGCGCAGGAATATCGACCGCAGTCCTCGAGGCCGCCCCTTACGTCGGCGGCCGCATGTCGACGGAGAAGGTCGACGGCTTCCGGCTCGACCGCATCGGACAGCTGCTGTCCACGTCCTACCCCGAACTCCGCACGACCCCGGGCCTGGACTCCCTGGTCCTGCGCACCTTCGCGCCGGGCGTCCTGCTGCACCGCGACGGACGCACCCAGCGCGCGGGCGCACCGGCGACCGGGAGGAGCACGAGGGGCGCACTTCATGTGGTGCGCGCCCTCGCGAGCGCCCCCAGGGGACCGGCGGCCACTCCCGGCCGGACCGGTACACCGGTGGGCGGCGCGGTCGACCAGGCCCGGCTGGGCTCCGCGTTGGGGCGGCTCGCCGCCACCCCGGTCGAACGCATCCTGGCCCGCCCCGAGATGCCCGCCCGGCAGGCCCTCGCCCGGCGCGGGATGCCGCCGCGCACGATCGACGGCTTCCTGCGCCCGCTGCTCGCCGCCCTGCTGTGCGACCCGGAGCTGACCACCTCCAGCCGGTGCGCCGACCTCGCGCTGCGCGCCTTCGCGAGCGGCCGGCTGGGTGTGCCGGAGGGCGGCGCGGACGTGCTGCCGGAACTGCTGGCGCGGGCGCTGCCGCCGGGCACCGTGCACACCGGCGTGCGGGTCACCTCGGTGTCCACGACCTCGGTGGCCACCGCCGAGCACGGCGCGATCCGCTGCCGGGCGGTGCTGCTGGCGACCGACGCGCGGGCGGCGGCGGAGCTGCTTCCGGGCCTGAGGGTGCCGGCCTTCCACCCGGTGACCGTGGTCCACCACACCACCGACGATCCGGCGGCGGCCTTTCCGACCGGCACCTCACTGCTGCTGGACGCAGACCGTGGCGGGCCGGTGGCGCACACGGCGGTGCTCAGCAACGTGGACCCCAGCCGTGCGCCGGTCGGCCGGGTGCTGATCTCCTCGACCGTGCTCGGCACACCGCCGGAGGGGATCGACACCGCCGTCCGCATCCACCTCTCCCGGCTCTACGGCACCTCGACGCGCCGCTGGGAGACGCTGGCGGTGCACCACACCCCGGAGGCGGTCCCGGCGATGCGCCCACCCCACGACCTGCGCCGCCCCGTACGCCTGCTCGCCGGCCTCTACGTCTGCGGCGACCACCGCGACACCAGCACGGTCCAGGGCGCGCTGCACTCCGCGCACCGGGCCACGGGCGCGATCCTGGCGGACCTGGGGGCAACGGGTTCTCTGAATCGCGCAGATCCGGCGCCCACTTTGCCGAGGGCGGCGTAA
- a CDS encoding TIGR01777 family oxidoreductase, with protein MERMRIAVAGASGLIGSALVRSLTADGHEVVRLVRRAAAGPDEVCWDPEGQYVDAGGLRGCAAVVNLAGAGIGDRRWTPSYKRVLRDSRVLGTAALAEAVAALPEPPRVFVSGSAIGIYGDTGDRTVDEDAPPGDGFLPSLCLEWEEAAAPAQEAGVRTVFARTGLVVARGGGAWGRLFPLFRAGLGGRLGDGRQYWSYISLHDEVAALRRLIDDDTLSGPFNLTAPQPLTNREITAAMARVLHRPAPFAVPAPVLRVVLGDMAGDVLGSQRVVPRRLLESGFRFAFPGIEEAIRSAG; from the coding sequence ATGGAGCGTATGCGCATCGCGGTGGCCGGGGCGTCCGGGCTGATCGGCAGCGCCCTGGTGCGGTCGCTGACCGCGGACGGGCACGAGGTGGTACGACTGGTGCGCCGGGCGGCCGCGGGCCCGGACGAGGTCTGCTGGGACCCCGAGGGCCAGTACGTCGACGCGGGCGGGCTGAGAGGCTGTGCCGCGGTGGTGAACCTCGCCGGGGCCGGGATCGGCGACCGGCGCTGGACGCCGTCGTACAAGCGGGTGCTGCGGGACAGCCGGGTGCTGGGCACGGCCGCGCTGGCGGAGGCGGTGGCCGCGCTGCCCGAGCCGCCGCGGGTCTTCGTCAGCGGCAGCGCGATCGGCATCTACGGCGACACCGGCGACCGGACGGTGGACGAGGACGCCCCACCGGGCGACGGTTTCCTGCCCTCGCTGTGCCTGGAGTGGGAGGAGGCGGCGGCGCCCGCGCAGGAGGCGGGCGTGCGGACGGTGTTCGCGCGCACGGGCCTGGTGGTGGCGCGCGGCGGCGGGGCCTGGGGGCGGTTGTTCCCGCTGTTCCGGGCGGGGCTCGGGGGGCGGCTGGGCGACGGGCGGCAGTACTGGTCGTACATCTCGCTGCACGACGAGGTCGCCGCGCTCCGCCGTCTCATCGACGACGACACCCTGTCCGGGCCGTTCAACCTGACGGCCCCGCAGCCGCTGACGAACCGTGAGATCACGGCGGCGATGGCGCGGGTGCTGCACCGCCCGGCCCCCTTCGCGGTTCCGGCGCCGGTGCTGCGGGTGGTGCTGGGCGACATGGCGGGGGATGTGCTGGGCAGCCAACGGGTGGTGCCGAGGCGGCTGTTGGAGTCGGGGTTCCGGTTCGCGTTCCCGGGGATCGAGGAGGCGATTCGCTCCGCGGGGTGA
- a CDS encoding GNAT family N-acetyltransferase, with protein MPEPYIRIAVPADEAELAALDRATWSTLHAVSPPRQGPFFDERHLPEDYLVAEADGRLAGYLRIGRPTPLASNAHVLQIQGLAVAAQARGRGLGRALIRAAVEEARGRGARRLSLRVLGHNAPARALYASEGFAVEGVQPEEFLLDGAYVDDVLMGRRL; from the coding sequence ATGCCGGAGCCGTACATACGCATCGCCGTGCCCGCCGACGAAGCGGAACTGGCCGCTCTCGACCGGGCCACCTGGTCCACCCTGCACGCCGTGTCGCCCCCGCGTCAGGGGCCGTTCTTCGACGAGCGCCACCTCCCGGAGGACTACCTGGTCGCCGAGGCCGACGGGCGGCTCGCCGGTTACCTCCGCATCGGCCGCCCGACCCCGCTCGCCTCCAACGCGCACGTCCTGCAGATCCAGGGCCTCGCCGTCGCCGCTCAGGCGCGCGGGCGGGGCCTCGGGCGCGCGCTGATCCGGGCCGCCGTCGAGGAGGCGCGCGGGCGCGGGGCCCGGCGCCTCAGCCTGCGGGTGCTCGGGCACAACGCCCCGGCCCGCGCGCTGTACGCGTCCGAGGGGTTCGCCGTCGAGGGAGTGCAGCCGGAGGAGTTCCTCCTCGACGGCGCCTACGTCGACGACGTGCTCATGGGCCGCCGCCTCTGA
- a CDS encoding MarP family serine protease translates to MDLLDLVLVLVILVYAASGYRRGLVAGCVSLAGFVGGAVVGVWVLPWVTGLVERGTAQATALAVVTVLVPAVVGHELAGRLALRLRGELDRGPLRVLDGLGGAAANSVAVLIVAWVAASVLGAAPSQTLNAAIRNSTLLGAVQDAMPDTTPAWFSRATSALTEAGFPQVFNPFENESTARVARPSGDSVTPAATSAAKLSTVKIEGASGNEGREGSGFVFAAQHVMTNAHVVAGIDHPSVRVGGVGRSYAARVVLFDPDRDVAVLYVPGLHAPVLRFDTSASRGDSAVVAGYPQDGGLNLQAATVASRVRATGQNIYNDGAVTRDIYSIRSTVRPGNSGGPLLTTSGRVFGVVFARSTSDAETGYALTADEVAGDAQRAATSTTSVNTGQLVSS, encoded by the coding sequence GTGGACCTGCTCGACCTGGTGCTCGTGCTGGTGATCCTCGTCTACGCGGCGTCCGGTTACCGGCGCGGGCTGGTGGCCGGCTGTGTCTCGCTGGCCGGGTTCGTCGGCGGTGCCGTCGTGGGCGTGTGGGTGCTGCCCTGGGTGACCGGCCTGGTGGAGCGCGGCACCGCGCAGGCGACGGCGCTCGCGGTGGTGACGGTGCTGGTGCCCGCCGTGGTGGGGCACGAGCTGGCGGGCCGGCTGGCGCTGCGGCTGCGCGGGGAGCTGGACCGGGGCCCGCTCAGGGTGCTGGACGGGCTGGGGGGCGCGGCGGCGAACTCGGTCGCGGTGCTGATCGTGGCCTGGGTGGCGGCGAGCGTGCTGGGCGCGGCCCCGTCGCAGACGCTGAATGCGGCGATACGGAACTCGACGCTGCTGGGCGCGGTGCAGGACGCCATGCCGGACACCACGCCCGCGTGGTTCTCACGGGCCACCTCGGCACTGACCGAGGCGGGTTTTCCGCAGGTCTTCAACCCGTTCGAGAACGAGTCCACGGCCCGTGTGGCCCGGCCCTCCGGCGACAGCGTCACCCCGGCGGCAACGAGCGCCGCGAAGCTGAGCACGGTGAAGATCGAGGGTGCCTCGGGCAACGAGGGCCGGGAGGGCAGCGGTTTCGTCTTCGCCGCTCAGCACGTGATGACCAACGCGCACGTGGTGGCGGGCATCGACCACCCGAGCGTGCGGGTCGGCGGCGTCGGGCGGTCGTACGCGGCCCGGGTGGTGCTCTTCGACCCCGACCGGGACGTGGCGGTGCTGTATGTGCCGGGGCTGCACGCCCCGGTGCTGCGCTTCGACACGAGCGCGAGCCGCGGGGACTCGGCGGTGGTCGCGGGCTATCCGCAGGACGGCGGCCTGAACCTGCAGGCGGCGACGGTGGCGAGCCGGGTGCGGGCGACCGGGCAGAACATCTACAACGACGGCGCGGTCACCCGGGACATCTACTCGATCCGCTCCACGGTCCGGCCGGGCAACTCCGGCGGCCCGCTGCTGACCACGAGCGGCAGGGTGTTCGGTGTGGTCTTCGCGCGCTCCACCTCGGACGCCGAGACGGGGTATGCCCTGACGGCGGACGAGGTGGCGGGCGACGCCCAGCGCGCGGCCACGTCGACGACGTCGGTGAACACCGGCCAGCTGGTCAGCTCCTAG
- a CDS encoding peptidoglycan recognition protein family protein produces the protein MVLLGCLPGLVAVLVLTLCARGVERPAADRLARLVPVRTPVTHRAPRPRIVPRTAWLGTAGRVQPPPRYDDKVVAVFLHHTDSPSGYDCADAPEIIRRLYAGQTGARNWDDIGYNFIVDRCGTIYEGRAGGTDRPVTGAHTQGFNHRTAGIAALGTFTAGVPVPRAMTDAIAALVAWKLGLADVDPRARVRLVSSNNLSRYRAGTTATLPTLAGHDAGFMTSCPGAALSARLPEIREKAARLQGRASTARLTAIP, from the coding sequence ATGGTGCTGCTCGGCTGCCTGCCCGGACTGGTGGCCGTGCTCGTGCTCACCCTGTGCGCCCGCGGTGTCGAGCGCCCCGCCGCGGACCGCCTGGCCCGGCTCGTCCCGGTCCGTACCCCGGTCACCCACCGCGCACCGCGGCCGCGCATCGTGCCCCGCACCGCCTGGCTGGGCACCGCCGGGCGGGTCCAGCCGCCGCCGCGCTACGACGACAAGGTGGTCGCCGTCTTCCTGCACCACACCGACTCGCCGAGCGGGTACGACTGCGCCGACGCGCCGGAGATCATCCGCCGCCTGTACGCCGGCCAGACCGGCGCCCGGAACTGGGACGACATCGGCTACAACTTCATCGTCGACCGCTGCGGCACCATCTACGAGGGCCGCGCCGGAGGCACCGACCGGCCGGTCACCGGCGCCCACACCCAGGGCTTCAACCACCGCACCGCCGGCATCGCCGCCCTCGGCACCTTCACCGCGGGCGTGCCCGTGCCGCGGGCCATGACCGACGCGATCGCCGCCCTGGTCGCCTGGAAGCTCGGCCTGGCCGACGTCGACCCGCGCGCACGCGTCCGGCTGGTCTCCAGCAACAACCTCAGCCGCTACCGGGCCGGCACCACCGCCACCCTGCCCACCCTGGCGGGCCACGACGCCGGGTTCATGACCAGCTGTCCCGGCGCCGCCCTCAGCGCCCGCCTCCCCGAGATCAGGGAGAAGGCCGCGCGCCTCCAGGGCCGGGCCAGCACGGCACGGCTCACAGCAATCCCTTAG